The following are from one region of the Candidatus Eremiobacteraceae bacterium genome:
- the accD gene encoding acetyl-CoA carboxylase, carboxyltransferase subunit beta, producing the protein MTPTANWLKRRTTKPEGATDPLWEVCPGCKERLYKKDLVEQLRVCPKCGHHLRMGALDRIALLADGDFEEIGANLITGDPLQWTDRISYTQKSSNDRAKSGLLEGVVAGFCAIDGVQTGLAVMDFAFRGGTMGSVVGEKVTLLLEESARRRLPAVIVCASGGARMEEGMIALMQMAKTSAAVQRFGQLGLPYVSVLTDPTTGGVSASFGFQGDVIIAEHGAAIGFAGRRVIDQTIRQKLPEGFQSAEFLLEHGQVDVVVRRNELKSALGRVLRFMTAKAVPA; encoded by the coding sequence GTGACACCGACCGCGAACTGGCTGAAACGGCGCACGACCAAGCCCGAGGGCGCGACAGACCCCTTATGGGAGGTCTGCCCCGGCTGCAAAGAGCGTCTCTATAAGAAGGATCTTGTCGAGCAGCTGCGCGTCTGTCCGAAGTGCGGCCACCATCTCCGCATGGGCGCGCTCGACCGCATCGCGCTGCTGGCCGATGGCGACTTCGAAGAGATCGGCGCCAACTTGATCACGGGCGATCCCCTGCAATGGACCGACCGCATTTCCTACACGCAGAAATCCTCCAACGATCGCGCGAAGTCGGGATTGCTCGAAGGCGTCGTCGCGGGTTTTTGCGCGATCGACGGAGTGCAGACCGGTCTTGCCGTCATGGACTTCGCGTTCCGGGGCGGCACGATGGGCAGCGTTGTCGGCGAGAAGGTCACGCTCTTGCTCGAAGAGTCGGCGCGACGCCGGCTTCCCGCGGTCATCGTCTGCGCATCCGGCGGCGCCCGGATGGAAGAAGGCATGATCGCCCTGATGCAAATGGCGAAGACGAGTGCGGCGGTACAACGATTCGGCCAACTCGGTCTCCCATACGTCTCCGTGCTGACCGACCCCACGACCGGCGGGGTCTCCGCCTCGTTTGGTTTCCAAGGCGATGTCATCATCGCCGAACACGGCGCGGCGATCGGCTTCGCAGGCCGGCGCGTCATCGATCAGACGATCCGCCAGAAACTGCCGGAAGGTTTCCAATCCGCCGAGTTCTTGCTCGAGCACGGTCAGGTCGACGTGGTCGTACGGCGAAACGAGTTGAAGAGCGCGCTCGGCCGCGTCCTGCGCTTCATGACGGCCAAAGCGGTGCCCGCTTGA
- a CDS encoding polyprenol monophosphomannose synthase → VVIPTYNEAGGIEKLIAALAGVFSQAGINGEIVIVDDNSPDGTGAIVDSLAERYPCRCVHRAGKLGLASAVIDGWKTCTSEILGVMDGDFSHDMQIVPQLVEALTSGGYQLAIGSRYVRGGGITNWPWRRRVTSRVAIMLAQPLTPIRDITSGFLFFRREVIDGITLDPIGFKIGLEVVMKGNYEKAKEIPYVFTDRTHGKSKLNSGEIVNYLKQLSKLYFGGGRHKRAPKPDPRRGESSNA, encoded by the coding sequence GTCGTCATCCCAACCTATAATGAAGCGGGCGGCATAGAAAAGCTCATAGCCGCTCTCGCCGGCGTATTCTCTCAGGCAGGCATAAACGGCGAGATCGTCATCGTCGACGACAACTCACCGGACGGTACCGGGGCGATCGTGGATTCTCTCGCGGAACGGTATCCGTGCCGCTGCGTCCATCGCGCGGGCAAGCTTGGATTGGCCTCGGCGGTCATCGATGGCTGGAAGACCTGTACGTCGGAGATCCTCGGCGTCATGGACGGAGATTTCAGTCACGACATGCAGATCGTGCCGCAGTTGGTCGAAGCGCTTACAAGCGGCGGCTATCAACTCGCGATCGGGAGCCGCTACGTCCGCGGCGGCGGGATAACGAATTGGCCGTGGCGTCGGCGCGTGACGTCGCGCGTTGCGATCATGCTCGCACAACCGCTCACTCCGATCAGAGACATCACGTCCGGCTTCCTGTTTTTCCGGCGCGAAGTGATCGACGGCATCACGCTCGATCCGATCGGTTTCAAGATCGGTCTCGAGGTCGTGATGAAAGGTAACTACGAAAAAGCCAAGGAAATTCCGTATGTTTTCACCGACCGCACGCACGGAAAGAGCAAGCTCAACAGCGGCGAGATCGTCAACTACTTGAAGCAACTATCGAAACTGTATTTCGGCGGGGGCCGGCACAAGCGTGCGCCCAAACCGGATCCGAGAAGGGGCGAGAGTAGCAACGCGTGA
- a CDS encoding septum formation initiator family protein has protein sequence MRRGSLGFKALRLVRAPLRASGGRWREAVSNFAVISMRCAMAAVIVAVLGASGLQAWRVGAQSYDLHKQIVAVERHEAELTSSETALQTQIKDLHDPEYLVPLIHEQLGLVKPHEVFIVVRTQTPPANR, from the coding sequence GTGCGGCGCGGTAGTCTCGGTTTCAAGGCGCTGCGCCTCGTCCGAGCGCCGCTTCGCGCATCGGGCGGACGATGGCGGGAAGCGGTTTCAAATTTCGCAGTGATCTCGATGCGCTGCGCGATGGCCGCCGTCATCGTCGCGGTTCTCGGCGCGAGCGGCTTGCAGGCGTGGCGCGTCGGCGCGCAATCGTACGACCTGCACAAGCAGATCGTCGCCGTTGAACGTCACGAAGCCGAATTGACATCGTCGGAGACGGCGTTGCAGACGCAGATCAAAGATCTCCACGATCCCGAATATCTTGTACCGCTCATCCACGAGCAGCTCGGACTCGTGAAGCCGCACGAAGTGTTCATCGTCGTGCGGACGCAAACGCCTCCCGCGAACAGATAA
- a CDS encoding acetyl-CoA carboxylase carboxyltransferase subunit alpha → MNVIVELEKPLTELEGKIADLKKLNESGRVDLSSQIRALEDKARQLRVEIFSNLTPWQRVHLARHPKRPLALDYIGELDGFTELHGDRVFGDDTALVAGFAYLGRTPVFVLGQQKGRDTKENLYRNFGMPHPEGYRKAQRVMHLAEKFNRPIVTFVDTPGAYPGIGAEERGQSEAIAASLALLSGLHVPIIVNVIGEGGSGGALAIGIGDHVTMLQHAVYSVASPEPAATILWRDASKAEEAAARLRLTSDDLFEFGIVDEVIVEPVGGAHRDPAAVVRHVLEADARALAKLSKLSGDELLDRRYEKYRKIGSHSEVEHDRAAR, encoded by the coding sequence TTGAACGTCATCGTCGAACTCGAAAAGCCCCTCACCGAGCTGGAAGGCAAGATCGCCGACCTCAAAAAGCTCAATGAGTCGGGCAGGGTGGATCTCTCCAGCCAGATCCGGGCGCTCGAAGACAAAGCAAGGCAGCTGCGCGTCGAGATCTTCTCCAATCTCACACCGTGGCAGCGCGTGCACCTGGCCCGTCACCCAAAGCGCCCTCTTGCCCTTGACTACATCGGAGAGTTGGACGGTTTCACCGAACTCCACGGTGACCGGGTCTTCGGCGACGACACCGCGCTCGTCGCCGGTTTCGCGTATTTGGGTCGCACGCCGGTCTTCGTGCTCGGCCAACAGAAGGGCCGCGACACCAAAGAAAACCTCTATCGCAATTTCGGCATGCCGCACCCTGAAGGCTATCGCAAGGCCCAACGAGTCATGCATCTCGCGGAGAAATTCAACCGCCCGATCGTCACCTTCGTCGATACACCGGGCGCCTATCCAGGCATCGGCGCCGAGGAACGGGGCCAATCGGAGGCGATTGCCGCGTCGCTCGCGCTCCTATCCGGCCTGCATGTGCCGATAATTGTGAATGTGATCGGTGAAGGCGGAAGCGGCGGCGCATTGGCGATCGGGATCGGCGACCACGTGACCATGCTCCAGCATGCGGTCTACTCAGTCGCATCGCCCGAACCGGCTGCCACGATCCTCTGGCGTGACGCTTCGAAAGCTGAAGAAGCGGCGGCGCGCCTGCGCCTTACGTCGGACGATCTGTTCGAATTCGGCATCGTCGACGAAGTGATCGTCGAGCCGGTCGGCGGCGCGCACCGCGACCCAGCCGCCGTGGTTCGGCACGTCCTGGAAGCCGACGCGCGCGCGTTGGCAAAGCTTTCGAAGCTGTCGGGCGACGAGCTGCTCGACCGGCGCTACGAGAAATACCGCAAGATCGGTTCGCATTCCGAGGTCGAGCATGACCGTGCGGCGCGGTAG
- a CDS encoding MurR/RpiR family transcriptional regulator, whose protein sequence is MARVDPVSIPGCFIRIDGVYTSLRTAEKRVADYIRDHPEELIHLTVTELAEATDTSESTVVRLCQKLGYKGYQEFKIMLARDLVAPADTIFEAITPHDSISQLKSKVFQANIQALKDTIEVLDDASLQRAADAIGRARRMDIYGVGGSSSIAYDAYHKFHRIGITCFAMSDADFLATSAALLGSDDVALGISHTGSSRDVVEALRMAKESGATTICVTHNATSPITRVSDITLFTAARETAFSSDAMTSRLAQLSILDTVYLAVALSRYDRSLGLIQKTRQASAAKRY, encoded by the coding sequence ATGGCGCGCGTCGACCCAGTCAGCATCCCTGGGTGTTTCATCCGCATAGACGGAGTCTATACGTCGCTGCGCACGGCCGAAAAGCGCGTTGCTGATTACATAAGAGACCATCCTGAAGAGCTGATCCACCTCACGGTGACGGAGCTGGCCGAAGCGACCGACACGAGCGAGTCCACGGTGGTCCGGCTGTGTCAGAAACTCGGCTATAAAGGGTATCAAGAATTCAAGATCATGCTGGCGCGCGATCTCGTGGCGCCGGCCGACACCATATTTGAAGCGATCACACCGCACGACTCGATCAGCCAGCTCAAATCCAAGGTGTTCCAGGCGAACATCCAGGCGCTGAAAGATACGATCGAAGTGCTCGACGATGCGAGCCTGCAGCGCGCCGCTGATGCGATCGGACGCGCCCGCCGGATGGACATCTACGGCGTGGGAGGTTCGTCGTCGATCGCGTACGATGCGTACCACAAGTTCCATCGCATCGGCATCACGTGCTTTGCCATGTCGGACGCCGACTTTCTCGCGACATCCGCCGCGCTGCTCGGTTCTGACGATGTCGCGCTCGGGATCTCGCACACCGGAAGCAGCCGCGACGTCGTCGAGGCGCTGCGCATGGCGAAGGAATCCGGCGCGACTACCATCTGCGTCACGCACAATGCCACGTCGCCGATAACGCGCGTCTCCGACATCACGCTGTTCACGGCGGCGCGCGAGACCGCATTTTCCAGCGATGCCATGACGAGCCGCCTTGCGCAGCTCTCCATCCTCGACACCGTTTACCTCGCGGTGGCGCTGAGCCGCTATGACCGTTCGCTCGGTCTCATCCAAAAGACGCGACAGGCTTCCGCGGCCAAGCGCTACTGA
- a CDS encoding DUF4126 domain-containing protein, whose translation MDATTEYALAYALTTTAGIRAFLALLAAAIAAHVGWIHLTNSFAWLGSTSSIVVLAIFALLEILGDKIPVVDHVLHLIYFVLRPAAAAILVAGTVHTPSYAELVTLMVVGALNAFVVHGSIATVRAASTATTLGVVNPGLSAVEDVVAVGGGAAAIAFPIAAAVIALIFVIALVLVVRRVTTVGRPSYR comes from the coding sequence ATGGACGCGACGACCGAATACGCACTGGCATACGCGCTCACGACGACGGCGGGCATTCGGGCGTTTCTCGCGCTGCTCGCAGCCGCGATCGCCGCGCACGTCGGATGGATTCACCTCACGAATTCCTTCGCGTGGCTCGGCTCGACGAGCTCGATCGTCGTTCTAGCGATTTTCGCGCTGCTGGAAATACTGGGCGATAAGATACCGGTCGTTGACCACGTGCTGCACCTGATCTACTTCGTCCTACGGCCGGCGGCCGCCGCGATTCTCGTCGCCGGCACGGTGCACACGCCGAGCTATGCCGAGCTCGTGACTCTGATGGTTGTGGGAGCGCTCAACGCGTTCGTCGTCCACGGCTCCATCGCGACCGTTCGGGCTGCAAGCACCGCAACGACGCTTGGCGTCGTCAATCCCGGGCTCAGCGCGGTCGAAGATGTCGTGGCCGTCGGCGGGGGCGCCGCTGCGATCGCGTTTCCGATAGCCGCGGCGGTGATCGCACTCATCTTCGTCATCGCGCTCGTGCTTGTCGTGCGCCGCGTGACGACCGTCGGCCGGCCGTCCTATCGGTGA
- a CDS encoding alkaline phosphatase family protein translates to MKKRLEAALLCTLGFAAVCLAGCGSSAAPGPGQQPTPNPSPVTPIQHIVLIIQENRTPDDLFQGLPGADIASSGRNSKGRIIKLAPLSLKAPVGFGHSHADFVFAYDHGHMDGFDLESESCGDPPCPDNGEYAYVPRSEVGPYFSMAEQYTFADHMFQTNQGPSFPAHQYLIAGTSQPAVGSDLLAAENPETPDHATIGGCDAPAGTLVKLIDPAGDENSSMFPCFEHPTLIDLLDAHGVSWRYYAPSTSSIWTGPNSIRHLRFGRDWRDISIPETNVLNDIAAGQLRDVSWVIPDALTSDHPQSTDGSGPSWVASVVNAIGQSQYWNDTAIFVLWDDWGGFYDHVRPANIFDSYELGFRVPLIVVSPYAKPAHISTVDHEFGSILRYIEEDYNLGSLGYTDERSDDLSDCFDYLQTPLKFHKIQAPLDRAYFLRPGAVHGPPDTE, encoded by the coding sequence ATGAAAAAAAGACTTGAGGCGGCTCTTCTCTGTACGCTTGGATTCGCAGCAGTGTGTCTGGCCGGCTGCGGAAGTTCGGCCGCCCCCGGTCCGGGGCAGCAGCCGACACCGAATCCTAGTCCCGTCACGCCGATCCAGCATATCGTCCTCATCATCCAAGAAAATCGGACGCCTGACGATCTCTTTCAGGGACTGCCGGGCGCCGACATCGCCTCGAGCGGGCGAAATTCGAAAGGCCGCATCATCAAGCTCGCCCCGCTTTCGCTGAAAGCGCCGGTTGGATTTGGGCACTCCCATGCCGATTTCGTGTTCGCGTACGACCACGGCCATATGGACGGATTCGATCTCGAATCCGAGTCGTGCGGTGACCCGCCATGTCCCGACAACGGCGAATATGCCTACGTACCGCGATCGGAAGTCGGTCCGTATTTTTCGATGGCCGAACAATATACGTTTGCCGACCACATGTTTCAGACGAATCAGGGTCCGAGCTTTCCGGCGCACCAGTATCTCATCGCCGGCACGTCACAGCCCGCCGTCGGCAGCGACCTGCTTGCCGCCGAAAATCCGGAAACGCCGGATCATGCGACGATCGGCGGCTGCGACGCGCCCGCCGGCACGCTCGTCAAGTTGATCGATCCGGCCGGCGACGAAAACTCGTCGATGTTCCCGTGCTTCGAACATCCGACGCTCATCGATCTGCTGGACGCGCACGGCGTCTCGTGGCGCTATTACGCGCCGAGCACGAGCTCGATCTGGACGGGGCCGAACTCCATACGGCATCTCCGGTTCGGACGAGATTGGCGCGACATCTCGATTCCGGAGACCAACGTCCTGAACGATATCGCGGCCGGCCAGCTGCGCGATGTATCGTGGGTGATCCCCGACGCCTTGACGTCTGACCATCCGCAATCTACCGATGGCAGCGGTCCGTCGTGGGTTGCCTCGGTCGTGAACGCTATCGGTCAGAGTCAATATTGGAACGATACAGCGATCTTCGTGCTGTGGGATGATTGGGGCGGCTTTTACGATCACGTCCGCCCGGCGAATATTTTCGATTCCTACGAATTGGGTTTTCGCGTACCGCTCATCGTCGTATCACCGTATGCCAAACCAGCGCATATCTCAACAGTCGATCACGAATTCGGCAGCATCTTACGTTATATCGAGGAAGACTACAATCTTGGGTCCCTTGGATACACCGATGAGCGGTCCGACGACCTGAGCGATTGCTTTGATTATTTGCAGACCCCGCTCAAGTTCCACAAGATCCAAGCGCCGCTCGACCGTGCGTATTTCTTGCGGCCGGGCGCAGTGCACGGTCCGCCGGATACCGAGTGA
- a CDS encoding sensor domain-containing diguanylate cyclase, translated as MSVFRSPKRPPPKGLDDRSRTPAAGEVLGHLGQGLVVTDSTGRITEANDAANTMLAAAPSSLVGRDLRSCLPSDARSRFSEACRRAFRENASPTFTEYFAEYDKWIEGCAFPCRGGIALAFRDITLRRRAQLALGEAQTRLQLFMAQIPAIVWSTDERLRITSIVGSGLTRAGLSPSALIGRQLTDALVGIDSEPENMITHVEALEGRAGNHFADFAARTYDVHVEPLRDDAGVTVGTMGIALDVSERKAAEDRLAFLAHHDALTALPNRILLMDRLAQSIARVRRRGRCSALLFIDVDHFKTVNDTRGHAAGDDLLKAIAARLTAAIRPGDTVARLGGDEFIVALDDVAHADDVAMVASRILSAFAEPFVLGDIPLPITCSIGASLFPRDGDTAQALIQRADAAMYAAKQCGRNNVQFASSEIPHIP; from the coding sequence GTGAGCGTATTCCGCAGCCCAAAGCGTCCGCCGCCTAAAGGCCTGGACGACCGTAGCCGCACGCCGGCCGCCGGCGAGGTGTTAGGTCACCTCGGCCAGGGCCTGGTCGTGACCGACTCGACCGGTCGGATCACCGAGGCAAACGACGCGGCGAACACCATGCTGGCCGCAGCGCCCAGTTCGCTCGTCGGTCGAGACTTGCGCTCGTGCTTACCGTCCGATGCGCGATCGCGCTTTTCGGAGGCGTGCCGGCGCGCCTTCCGAGAAAACGCCTCGCCGACGTTCACCGAATACTTCGCAGAATACGACAAGTGGATCGAGGGCTGCGCATTTCCATGCCGTGGCGGCATCGCGCTCGCGTTTCGCGATATCACGCTTCGCCGGCGAGCGCAACTGGCGCTCGGTGAGGCGCAAACGCGCCTTCAGCTCTTCATGGCGCAGATACCCGCAATCGTCTGGTCCACCGATGAGCGCTTGCGCATCACTTCGATCGTCGGCTCCGGATTGACTCGGGCCGGTCTTTCACCGAGCGCCCTCATCGGGCGACAATTGACGGATGCGCTCGTCGGCATCGACTCTGAGCCGGAGAACATGATCACGCACGTTGAAGCGCTGGAAGGGCGCGCCGGTAATCATTTCGCCGATTTCGCGGCGCGCACATATGATGTGCACGTCGAACCGCTGCGCGACGACGCGGGCGTGACGGTTGGCACGATGGGGATCGCGCTCGATGTTTCGGAACGCAAAGCGGCCGAAGATCGGCTCGCGTTTCTTGCGCATCACGATGCGCTCACGGCGTTGCCGAACCGCATACTGCTCATGGACCGCCTCGCGCAATCGATCGCCCGCGTGCGCAGACGGGGCCGATGCTCGGCGCTGCTTTTTATCGACGTCGATCATTTCAAGACGGTCAACGACACACGCGGTCATGCGGCGGGTGACGATCTGTTGAAAGCGATAGCCGCGCGGCTGACCGCGGCCATCCGCCCGGGCGACACTGTCGCTCGACTCGGCGGCGATGAATTCATCGTCGCACTCGATGACGTCGCGCACGCGGACGACGTCGCAATGGTCGCGTCGCGCATTTTGAGCGCTTTTGCCGAACCGTTCGTGCTCGGAGATATTCCGCTTCCGATCACCTGCAGCATCGGCGCGAGCCTGTTTCCGCGCGACGGCGATACGGCTCAGGCGCTCATCCAGCGCGCGGACGCGGCGATGTATGCCGCCAAACAGTGCGGCCGAAACAACGTGCAGTTCGCATCGAGCGAGATCCCGCACATTCCCTAA
- a CDS encoding LamG domain-containing protein: protein MLKHLRFFAAIAAVAVMTSPAAATMGGRHRFVATMMSTKPIAYFRLESTQGTSEVGSATFASVGGATSAQDCAPIGVRGNKCLALNGSDAYVKTTQLGGIAAAASIMAWVDLSALPSKAGHIFYVAGESHYGNDLDLQFETDDVLRFYTAGGSNVAYTADPKTLLQTWHMVVATVDTVSGERDIYWDGKLAAHDSGGGEPTKTSAFSIGYTTVFPGRWFSGAIDEVALWDRALSAATVSDLYSSTK, encoded by the coding sequence ATGCTCAAGCACCTTAGGTTTTTTGCCGCGATAGCGGCGGTCGCCGTGATGACCTCGCCGGCCGCCGCAACGATGGGCGGCAGGCATCGGTTCGTCGCGACCATGATGTCGACCAAGCCAATCGCGTACTTCAGGCTCGAGTCGACGCAGGGCACGAGCGAAGTCGGCTCCGCGACTTTCGCTTCCGTAGGTGGTGCGACATCAGCCCAGGACTGCGCGCCGATCGGTGTCCGAGGCAATAAGTGCCTCGCGCTGAACGGCTCCGACGCCTATGTGAAGACGACCCAACTCGGGGGCATCGCCGCCGCTGCGAGCATCATGGCTTGGGTTGACCTAAGCGCCCTGCCGTCGAAGGCCGGCCACATCTTCTACGTCGCCGGAGAATCACACTACGGCAACGATCTCGATCTGCAGTTCGAGACCGACGACGTCCTTCGGTTCTATACGGCCGGCGGAAGCAACGTCGCATATACCGCCGACCCCAAGACGTTGCTTCAGACCTGGCACATGGTCGTTGCGACGGTCGACACCGTTTCCGGAGAGCGCGATATCTATTGGGATGGCAAATTAGCAGCTCACGATTCCGGAGGTGGGGAGCCGACGAAGACCAGCGCGTTCTCGATCGGATACACGACGGTCTTTCCCGGCCGCTGGTTCTCGGGCGCTATCGACGAAGTGGCGCTCTGGGATCGCGCGTTGAGCGCGGCGACGGTCTCTGATCTTTACTCTTCGACGAAGTGA